The following proteins are encoded in a genomic region of Leptospira kirschneri serovar Cynopteri str. 3522 CT:
- a CDS encoding ATP-binding protein: MMKSLRISCMFFIPITFLLNCSQFNQNNPIASNGVIDLSGWNPNIESVNLKGDWEFCWDQWIPPNAEESKWKENCNGFHPVPAYWKFYNIPGKNLSPFGKATYRLKVILPTYFHDSYGIRWTEILSAFQIFINNKSVAQVGVLGTDFNTMIPKLKPDRTEIGPYNSPMTIVIWVSNFNHQNHGFWQPLYLGRWEIIRNTQVSHLMMDIASFASVALIGFYHLVLFLFRTRSKEYLFFGLFCILMGIRQLSVEDHAFMIFFPDIDFDFYIRFIYFTVLLIGIFMCMFIKSLFPKEVSSFFINSAIGVFGCSVFILILPVRIFTEFFSIIFVLISILPLGLTLYLFKAHEMKRKGALLILIAYLIFSAVVMNDILFTLGYISTGYISYIGVTVFIFFQAGVLAQQLTQAFNRSERLALELKSTLQENIETHNELLALKELQNTNLELEVQSRTRELLKARDDAEFANKIKSQFLAAMSHEIRTPLNGIIGLIEQFKSTPLDENQQHIRNLIQKSGETLLKIINDILDFSKLEADKIDLELQEFCWKEIVEETIGIFLYQATQKGLVLSIDYSPDFIDKSVGDKRRIVQILSNLISNAIKFTDSGKIQIRALSEKIETKIEYKIQVIDSGIGIPREKIDLLFQKFFQLDSSISRKYGGTGLGLAISKKLVELMSGKIHVFQNKSKGSTFEFTVLLSEFVSKDHPTYFPETTDLSSLSPNTYILIAEDDSTNIFLLSGILKKLKIRFELAKDGLEAITKVKVSRFDLIFMDINMPHLDGISASNFILTDPMISPKPVIIAVTADVLQEDKIKCRQAGMSDFLGKPYYKKDIEQMIYKWLVIH; this comes from the coding sequence ATGATGAAGTCTTTGCGTATTTCCTGCATGTTTTTCATTCCAATTACTTTTTTACTGAACTGTTCCCAATTCAATCAAAACAACCCTATTGCGTCCAACGGTGTTATTGATTTATCTGGTTGGAACCCTAACATTGAGTCGGTTAATCTAAAAGGAGATTGGGAATTTTGCTGGGATCAATGGATTCCACCAAATGCGGAAGAATCCAAATGGAAAGAAAATTGTAACGGATTCCATCCAGTCCCTGCTTATTGGAAATTTTATAATATTCCCGGAAAAAATTTATCCCCTTTTGGTAAGGCTACTTATCGATTAAAAGTAATTTTACCAACTTACTTTCACGATTCCTATGGTATCCGATGGACTGAAATTTTATCTGCATTTCAAATTTTTATAAACAATAAATCCGTTGCGCAGGTTGGTGTTTTGGGAACGGACTTCAATACCATGATCCCAAAACTTAAACCGGATAGAACCGAAATTGGTCCGTATAACAGTCCCATGACGATCGTCATTTGGGTTTCGAATTTTAATCATCAAAATCACGGTTTTTGGCAACCTCTTTATCTAGGCAGATGGGAAATAATCAGAAATACTCAAGTGAGCCATTTAATGATGGACATTGCAAGTTTTGCATCCGTAGCTTTAATTGGATTTTATCATTTAGTTTTATTCCTTTTTAGAACACGTTCGAAGGAATATTTATTTTTTGGGCTTTTTTGTATTTTGATGGGGATTCGTCAGCTTAGTGTTGAAGATCACGCTTTTATGATATTCTTTCCTGATATAGATTTTGATTTTTATATTCGTTTTATATATTTTACGGTTTTATTGATTGGAATCTTCATGTGTATGTTTATTAAATCTTTATTTCCAAAGGAGGTTTCTTCTTTTTTTATCAATTCGGCGATCGGAGTTTTTGGTTGTTCCGTTTTTATATTAATTCTACCGGTTCGTATCTTTACTGAATTTTTCAGCATTATATTCGTTTTAATCTCCATCCTCCCCCTGGGTTTAACTTTATATTTATTTAAGGCACATGAAATGAAACGAAAAGGTGCCCTACTTATCCTAATCGCATATCTAATTTTTTCCGCGGTAGTAATGAACGATATTCTTTTCACATTAGGATATATTTCGACCGGCTACATCTCCTATATTGGAGTAACCGTTTTTATTTTTTTCCAAGCCGGGGTTTTAGCTCAACAGCTCACACAAGCTTTTAATCGTTCTGAACGTTTAGCTCTAGAATTAAAATCAACTTTACAAGAAAACATTGAAACCCATAACGAATTACTTGCACTGAAAGAATTACAAAATACAAATTTAGAACTTGAGGTTCAATCTAGAACGAGAGAATTACTCAAAGCTCGAGACGATGCCGAATTTGCAAATAAAATTAAATCCCAATTTTTAGCCGCCATGAGTCATGAAATTAGAACCCCTCTCAACGGCATCATAGGTTTGATTGAACAATTTAAATCGACTCCTCTAGACGAGAATCAACAGCATATTCGAAATTTGATTCAAAAAAGTGGAGAGACACTTCTTAAGATCATCAACGATATTTTAGATTTTTCTAAATTAGAAGCTGATAAAATAGATTTAGAACTACAAGAATTTTGTTGGAAAGAAATCGTAGAAGAAACAATAGGTATTTTCCTTTATCAAGCGACTCAGAAAGGTCTTGTTTTATCGATTGATTATTCTCCCGATTTTATCGACAAATCTGTGGGAGACAAACGTAGGATTGTACAAATTCTTTCCAATCTGATTTCAAATGCGATTAAATTTACCGATTCTGGTAAAATTCAAATTCGAGCGCTTTCTGAAAAGATAGAAACAAAAATCGAATATAAGATTCAGGTAATAGACTCGGGGATTGGAATTCCTAGAGAAAAAATCGATTTGTTATTTCAAAAATTTTTTCAACTCGATTCAAGCATTTCGAGGAAATACGGCGGAACTGGCCTAGGTCTTGCAATTTCTAAAAAACTGGTAGAATTGATGAGTGGTAAAATTCATGTATTTCAAAACAAATCGAAAGGTTCCACGTTTGAGTTTACGGTTTTATTATCCGAATTTGTTTCTAAGGATCATCCGACTTACTTTCCGGAAACCACGGACCTTTCTTCTCTATCTCCGAATACTTATATTCTAATCGCCGAAGACGATTCCACGAATATTTTTCTTTTATCCGGTATTCTTAAAAAACTCAAAATCAGATTTGAATTGGCCAAAGACGGTTTAGAAGCAATCACAAAGGTCAAAGTTTCGAGGTTTGATTTGATTTTTATGGATATAAACATGCCACATTTGGACGGGATCAGCGCTTCTAACTTTATTTTGACGGATCCTATGATTTCCCCTAAACCTGTAATTATCGCGGTAACTGCGGACGTTCTTCAAGAAGATAAAATCAAATGTAGACAAGCGGGGATGTCCGATTTTCTAGGGAAACCTTATTACAAAAAAGACATAGAACAGATGATCTACAAATGGCTCGTGATTCATTAG
- a CDS encoding FecR family protein: MKKVSMLFVLVGLTVLSFYCKGSKSDPAKGRIAFLKGEISVQRGEQKFKAIVSQEILNGDIILTGPKSVATLVFGENSTVIEIQSDSKFQVKETLDEKNFFQDKGSSWILTNKLLKGEKMNLHTPTTTAGVRGTKFYTSVYGDMTFTCHCEGQIEIENHQNHSKKINDADYLSVAKGDKTIYIIPSDLQKLNVPYLHNHSEIEDSLVGAQNKMTPEQFQVIYELAKKKLESIE; the protein is encoded by the coding sequence ATGAAAAAAGTATCTATGTTATTTGTTTTAGTGGGTCTGACCGTTTTAAGTTTTTATTGTAAAGGAAGTAAATCAGATCCAGCCAAAGGAAGGATTGCGTTTCTAAAAGGAGAAATTTCCGTTCAAAGAGGAGAACAAAAGTTTAAAGCGATTGTTTCTCAAGAAATTTTAAACGGAGATATAATTTTGACCGGACCTAAGTCGGTCGCCACTCTTGTTTTTGGAGAGAATTCGACTGTAATAGAAATTCAATCAGATTCTAAATTTCAAGTAAAAGAAACATTGGATGAAAAGAACTTTTTTCAGGATAAAGGAAGTTCTTGGATTTTAACGAATAAATTGTTAAAAGGAGAAAAGATGAATCTTCATACTCCTACTACAACTGCCGGAGTGAGAGGAACTAAATTTTATACTTCGGTCTACGGAGATATGACGTTTACTTGTCATTGTGAAGGCCAGATAGAAATAGAAAATCATCAAAATCATTCTAAAAAAATTAATGATGCAGATTATTTATCCGTAGCCAAAGGAGACAAAACGATTTATATCATTCCGAGTGATTTACAAAAATTGAATGTTCCTTATTTGCACAATCATAGTGAAATTGAAGATTCTCTTGTAGGAGCGCAAAATAAAATGACTCCCGAGCAGTTCCAGGTTATTTATGAATTGGCAAAAAAGAAACTGGAATCTATTGAATAG
- a CDS encoding sodium:solute symporter family protein: MLAISVIFYLFTTILIGALASRFVSDSKDYVLAGRRLPLFLASSALFATWFGSETLLGASSRFVEDGILGVIEDPFGAALCLFLVGLFFARPLYRMNILTFGDFYKNRFGRRAEILSSVFMIPSYFGWIAAQFVALGIIFHSLADIPVSTGIIVGAGVVLIYTVIGGMWAISLTDFLQTVLIVLGLSYLVWDLSSKAGGIEVVFASTKPGFFRFFPEMNVKSIFVYIAAWMTIGLGSIPQQDIFQRVMASKSEKVAVYSSLLGSFFYLSVAFLPLIAVLCARKIYPEIAKEDTQMILPKTVLTHTGLFTQILFFGALLSAVMSTASGAILASASVLGENVIRPFFKKTNERTLLRLFRLSVVAITLVSLSMANTKSNIYELVSQASALSLVSLFVPLVAGLFRKSSTSTGAIFSMIVGFCTWLFCNIISLEIPASIPGLISSWIALLLGDWIEQKGYIQKKTNND, translated from the coding sequence ATTCAAAGGATTATGTGCTCGCAGGCAGAAGACTACCTTTATTTCTTGCGTCTTCCGCTTTGTTTGCGACTTGGTTCGGTTCAGAGACTTTACTTGGAGCTTCTTCTCGTTTTGTGGAAGATGGAATTTTAGGAGTTATAGAAGATCCGTTTGGCGCCGCCCTTTGTCTATTTCTTGTGGGCTTATTTTTTGCAAGGCCCCTTTATAGAATGAACATACTTACTTTCGGAGACTTTTATAAGAATCGATTCGGGAGAAGGGCCGAAATTTTATCGAGCGTATTTATGATTCCTTCTTATTTCGGTTGGATTGCCGCGCAGTTTGTTGCTTTGGGAATCATCTTTCATTCGTTAGCCGATATTCCTGTATCTACCGGTATCATTGTGGGAGCCGGAGTCGTTTTGATTTATACCGTAATCGGAGGAATGTGGGCGATTTCTCTTACCGATTTTTTACAAACCGTTTTGATTGTATTAGGACTTTCTTATCTAGTTTGGGATCTAAGTTCTAAAGCGGGTGGGATCGAGGTGGTGTTTGCGTCTACAAAACCTGGTTTTTTTAGGTTTTTTCCTGAGATGAATGTTAAAAGCATTTTTGTATATATAGCCGCTTGGATGACGATCGGACTAGGATCGATTCCACAACAAGATATTTTTCAAAGGGTAATGGCTTCTAAGTCGGAAAAAGTAGCCGTTTATTCTTCTTTATTGGGATCGTTTTTTTATTTGAGCGTGGCTTTTCTACCTTTGATTGCTGTGCTTTGTGCGAGAAAGATATATCCTGAAATTGCAAAAGAAGACACACAGATGATTCTTCCCAAAACCGTACTAACACACACCGGACTTTTCACTCAGATCTTGTTTTTTGGGGCTCTGTTGTCTGCGGTGATGAGTACAGCCAGTGGAGCGATTCTTGCATCTGCCTCGGTTTTGGGGGAAAACGTAATCCGTCCTTTTTTTAAAAAAACGAATGAAAGAACTCTTCTTCGATTGTTTAGACTTTCTGTGGTAGCAATTACGTTAGTCTCTCTTTCAATGGCGAATACAAAAAGTAATATTTACGAACTAGTATCTCAAGCGTCTGCTTTGAGTCTTGTTTCTTTGTTTGTCCCTCTTGTCGCCGGACTTTTTCGGAAAAGTTCTACTTCTACCGGGGCTATATTTTCTATGATTGTAGGATTTTGTACATGGCTTTTTTGTAATATAATTTCATTAGAAATACCGGCTTCGATTCCCGGATTGATTTCTAGTTGGATTGCTTTGTTGTTGGGCGATTGGATAGAACAGAAAGGTTATATTCAGAAAAAAACCAATAACGATTAA
- a CDS encoding patatin-like phospholipase family protein, which yields MPPILDDSIAFEKKQEPQKRLGEVFQGLWLKDEICFAIAGGGCKAFYGLGFGHEIKSWGLKFREVSGVSAGAAMVLCLICGDEEECVAFFENIVRKNPANFYWSRLFKGERAFPHEEMYRKTIRFGMDFQKVIQSGIKVYIHTLRAIPKEDSLKNKFRLARLIAETAKAFLEDERDRKRGLNTERMQRVLRNWNMKEVLFTEKDFDNEQTVEQIILNSSSVPPVVSVQTLEREYYFDGGLTNNLLLEAFPPDKKTIGIYYEPTTIVGKDPKLLERCYLQTPSEPLPITSFDYTDPVGVRKAYELGKRDARFNKHKIFEYLKKDWVKTFSSLKLK from the coding sequence ATGCCCCCCATTTTAGACGATTCCATCGCATTTGAAAAAAAACAAGAACCTCAAAAACGATTGGGAGAAGTATTTCAAGGTCTTTGGTTGAAAGACGAAATTTGTTTTGCGATCGCCGGAGGCGGATGTAAGGCTTTTTACGGATTGGGTTTTGGGCATGAGATTAAATCTTGGGGTTTAAAGTTTAGGGAAGTATCCGGAGTTTCTGCCGGTGCGGCGATGGTGCTCTGTTTGATTTGTGGAGACGAAGAGGAATGTGTCGCCTTTTTTGAAAATATAGTTCGAAAAAATCCAGCCAACTTTTATTGGAGTCGACTCTTTAAAGGAGAAAGAGCTTTTCCGCATGAAGAGATGTATCGAAAAACGATTCGATTTGGCATGGATTTTCAAAAGGTAATTCAATCTGGGATTAAGGTGTATATTCATACTTTGAGAGCGATTCCAAAGGAAGATTCTCTAAAAAATAAATTTAGATTAGCAAGATTGATTGCAGAGACCGCAAAAGCTTTTTTAGAGGATGAAAGAGATAGAAAACGCGGTTTGAATACGGAAAGAATGCAAAGAGTACTCAGAAATTGGAATATGAAAGAAGTCTTATTTACGGAAAAAGATTTCGACAATGAACAAACCGTAGAGCAGATCATTCTCAACTCTTCTTCTGTTCCTCCGGTCGTTTCGGTTCAAACTCTTGAAAGAGAATATTATTTCGATGGTGGACTTACCAACAATTTACTTTTGGAAGCGTTTCCTCCTGATAAGAAGACGATCGGAATTTATTATGAACCTACTACGATCGTGGGAAAAGATCCAAAACTTTTAGAAAGATGTTATCTACAAACTCCTTCGGAACCTTTACCGATCACTTCTTTCGATTATACGGATCCGGTTGGTGTCAGAAAGGCTTATGAACTCGGAAAAAGAGACGCTCGGTTCAATAAGCATAAAATTTTTGAATATCTAAAAAAAGATTGGGTAAAAACCTTTTCTTCTTTAAAGTTGAAATAG